DNA from Danio aesculapii chromosome 10, fDanAes4.1, whole genome shotgun sequence:
agattctgacgatatgataaccttggataaaacttggtatgataatcttggatcaCGGTTTggtcggcaccagtggtgtagtggttagtgcgtcaacacatgtaCTCCGGTGATCAAgacgacccgagttcaattcctgcctcacggtcctatgctgatccttcccctctctctgctccccatgctttcttgtcaatactctctactgtcctatacaataaaggtgaaaacccctaaaaaatagataaaaaactATTACGGTTTGACGTTTTttttgattactgctctaaaatatatgctacattatttttaaatgtctgggtaaaaaactaaaactttgaacagttaaacatttaaaatatttcagagcagtaaacatgtcaggctaaataattcaaatgaatcactgacttctgctgtcttcattagttttaaaaactagaGATTAaaaagatttctttacaatttaaaacggtgTCTATGGATATGTTTTCTGCTGGAAatattgtcctaaaaaacaacaacaacaaaaaacgtaaataaaaaaaaaatcgtacacataccttaggaacgatattacagaaaattttggcagttttaaaaccacggtataccttgaaaacagttatatatcgtcccatgcctgcgcataactaagtaggataaactttttatttgcgaagaaaagatgcacataaactgcgatggaaacacttttcccaaacaaattccagtatgcgcattaaaaaaggtcatgtgaatTTGTTATTAGAGATTGTGATGATAAAATGTGTCTGAACGGACAAATctgcaggctgagcacattgtaaaacatctgaaatgttgttttagtcattctaaaatgccttaattgTTCAGTATTAGtggtgttatattattattattgaacttcagaatcaagagcgtctgtgctccgcgtctcacgccttcactGCTACCGCGCGTTCCCTCCATGTCAAAATTGCCTTCTAGGGCGCaagacatttattaaataaagaaaagattcacgcagcttttcctgccgcagcaaattccgtttttactattgatatttggcgccagataatcaggaaaggacgattttgttcgctttgactagttggatggaaacgctgctttattctcaCATCTTTTATGTAATATTCCAGATTTGAGCATAAAGTTAATTCGTTAAAGTTAATGATGAATACATGgctattgtcagttttctgttgttctgctGTAAGAAAGAAGTTTCAGGTGTTGGTTACAGCAAAACCtccttttaatatataaatattcctGCTTCGCGTGTTGTTCCTTTTATTTAGAAAACGTTTTAAATCAGCTTTTAGCCAACAGTGtcgtcctcaatctggcaacctgcctttgttttgatccaggaatgcaatacctagttcaaccactgggtgtcaaacttacgtaCTGCATCTTTAAAGACCAGTCAATTTTTTTGCAGTTGTGATCAAAGTTAAAAGTTAcaccatatttttttatttttgcttgaaatatgaaatgatatgtttactgttatgtgttctcaaaattagtttacataattcagttttaaaatgttctttacaagtttaaaatgtacagtagTGGTCAAAAAGGATTTGGAGGAAAGGAGCCTTACAAGTttaattaaaccattaaaatCTTATATTGGGAAAAGGTAACCGCAAATCTTGTTTGAGATGTTAATATAAACtgatggttcactcaaaaatgagtgTTTCAGTTaattcattcacactcaaaccatcatttttgtaatttaattattatatatatttgtttttacagatttttagtTCAAACCATGGTCTTTGATGATTCATAAAATAggtaaaatcacaaaaaaatggcTACTTTTCAAATGACTACCGCAGGGGTGACCAGGCTCAcccctggagggctggtgtcctgcacagtCTAGCTTCCTTTAACACGTCTGCCTGGAAGTTGGAGGTTTCTAGTACACCTTGAAAGAGCTAGATTAGCTGGTTCAGATCTGTGTaaatggggttggaactaaaatatctAGGATTAATCCTGAGCTTGCCAAGTTGATCTAATCTTTTttctagttttcatttttggtcaCTACTGTAGATGGTTTTCTTAATTCTTTTCAGTCAAACTCTTTTTCTGAAGTTCCTGTGATGCATTAATGTCCACGGAGGCACTTCAAGCTTTTGAAACTCCTCCTTTCTTTCCTCTTATTTTATCCTTCTGCTTTATTTTTCTTCTGTGAGTTACCTTCATGTCCATGATCCTGGGATTTCCCCCACAGACCCCTGAGGTTCACCTTCATAATTAACCCAGTTTCTCTGACATCCCCGACAGATGTCAACTCATTCCAGCAGACCACCAAATGGATCGATGACGTCCGAACGGAAAGGGGAAGTGATGTCATCATCATGCTAGTGGGAAACAAAACAGATCTTGCAGATAAAAGGTTTGTTTAAATGGTCACATTCTCCTATTTATAAGTGTTTATCCATTGCATCAGAGAATTTGGGCTATGGTTATTGCTGAGTTTTTGCTAAATGGTTTTTATAAtgcttacatttattaaaataggtGTGGTCATAGCTTTATGGTTAGAGAAATCATTAAGTAAATTTAAATTGAGATGTTTAATGATGAGATGTTTGACAAACTCAgctaaatcatttttttaaatgattatttgtatttagtttttggACAGCACATTCATTGGACTAAAATTATGCTGTTTAATCTCATAGATATAAGATCATATATGAAAgtattcatttaaaagcacaaaattaacaaacaataatTGTTCATAGATTAATTTTCTGAATTGAcactaaaaacaaatgctttgtCAATCTGCTCAAACAGTTATTGGCAGACAGTAACAAATGTCATGTTTTGGGATCATTTCAGGCAAGTGTCTATTGAGGAAGGAGAAAGGAAAGCCAAAGAACTGAATGTAATGTTTATTGAAACTAGTGCTAAAGCCGGATACAACGTCAAGCAGGTGAGTGCAACAGAACTTTTCATAGGATTAAACTTTAATTGAAATATGTGctttaaaacagtcaaattatGCCCTTCTTATATTATGGTATATGACACAGTATGATAAAACTGGTAATAGCACCATAGATCATTTATTACACTCCAACTGtgtatctctttaaatgcaaatgagctgcatcTCCCCGCCTTCTTTTTTCAAGAAGAGGGCGGTGCCTTTACAGCTCATGCCTTGGTTACTCTAGCAACAACGAACCAAAAATGTACAGCCTTGTCAGTTTCAATTCCTGAGAAATGGCTGAGAgctattaaataaacacaaagtgGTCAAAAACACAAACTCTTTCAAGAATGTTGGTTATGTCTGTGCATTAAAGGAAGTTGAAATGAGCTAAGCAACATAATatgacttttttaaatattgaaaatcaAATTCTGAATCATCAGTGTTGTCAGAAGTGTCCACcaaattaaatgtttagtttttttagtgaATGAAATCCATCTCAAGCacacagtttttaataatattgtcttgtttttgctACCTTTAGCTTTTCCGCCGTGTAGCAGCAGCCCTTCCTGGTATGGAGAGCACACAAGACAAGAGCAGAGAGGACAGTATCCTttgcaaatatatgcatgcatttacatatttaaatgggCTATAATCGCTTGGAATTTGGTGGTTTGATAAGTGTCGCACCTCCTGAAGCTACGTATATTTGGATCACATatcaacagaataaaacagagatatgatcacaaactgtaaATTACGGGCACTTGCGATCTGTATACTTTTTATTAACCAATTTTTATCAAGTTATCAACCATATTctttttttcaatcattttaatcattgtCTAAGCTCTActttggtgggttttttttttttttttttacatttttttttttagatattccTCTGCGATTTAGTGACTGTGTTATCACTCGTGCCTGCTTTTATAATTAGTGACACTTTTTtgatcacctatatactatatagcaACAGGTTAACTGCCTTTATATTAGAGGtgggcatagatttttttttatcaagattaatctcactgtaatcttggaattaatctagattaaaatggctcatttgaattctgtcgaaggcattcagaatatgtgtgctacccaaataatttCTGAGAACAGGCTTCTTaagccaggtggtgcattagaccaggggctgaTTCCAAatacatcacaaactgcttgaaaaACTTTTCAACTgttgataattggtgatgaaaataatttATGTTCAATAATATgttcttgtgtttactaactgtttatttagttaaacatgaattttgaactatAGGCTTACATAAGCACTAAAATATCGAGgggaaagtcatcatagcttgcgtagaatagacccagctctgAGAATAAATTAatggctatatatatatgtatatatattttttttttcgcgCGATTAGTCTCACGTTaatgccgataacggcccaccactaatttgtatataataacttttactgttaaaagctattagtagtaactagttaattagttaaagttattagtaactaataaagttttatatatatgtatgtatgtatgtatgtatgtatgtatgtgtgtgtgtgtgtgtgtgtgtgtgtatgtatatatatatatatatatatatatatatatatatatatatatatatatatatatatatatatatatatatatatatatatatatatatatatatatatatatatatatatatatatatatatttatttatttatttatttatttactattttcccaagtgtatataactactgtaagaaaatatcagaattcggtacatactttcagtattatctttacttgaactgacccgatctaatccagtttatatgaaatgagtcagctccctagcaggtttgagctaccagaactgttgccatgacaacaagtctcagatgatttttgaagaattaaacgatcctggatcgtgtcaaatcgccAAATCCagttaattgagtaatccacgtacgaagaacagaccccagattaataatagactatttgtgtaaacactgctgttttgtttttagccACTTTTTAAGTACACTACTAAAAACATTTGCATCACTTTCTAATCTAAGGCTAACAGGCTTTCACGTTATCACATTCATTACATTCAGTTTGTTGAGCAAAAGTAGGACCTATAGTGTCCTTCACTCATGTAAATCCACATGAAACCATATTAGTTTTCCTTGATTGCTTTTTTTCCCCAGTGATCGACATAAAATTGGAAAAGCCGCCAGAGCAGCCGGTCAGCGAAGGCGGTTGTTCATGCTGAGGCTTCAGTCGCCATTTCTGTGCCGTGTCTCTTACTGTCACTCTTTCAGACGCTCTTTATTCGCACTCACAGCATCTCTCTGGATAATCTGCAGAAGCTCCGCCCACCCTGAGGGAGCACAACACTACCTGCCAATCACCCTCAATACCGCTGACCCAATCAGATGACTTTAAATCCGAAAAGCACAACGTTGGATGTGTTTGCCGTAGCTTTTCTATTAATCATTTCCGTTAGTCGTACACcttttgtggtgtttttttttttggctcaagaACACTTTATAAAGTGTTGTTTTTGTCCTTGTTTCCTTTTCTGTGAGTTAATTcttatattactgtaattatggcATGAATAGGAACAAtttgagaaataaatgaatatacagaACGAATATGAGAAGGATATCCGGATCTGAATGTGCTAGGACTCGGAGCTGAACGTCGCTTTGGATTCATGGTGCGGAGATGGACGAAATGTTTACAGAGTGTGTTTTTGGGAATATCCAAGTCTATTTCATCACGCGGCGTTACATCTTTAACGCTGCTGATGTTTCTTCAAGAaaggaaaatgtaaaaaacaaaccaTTTGGGAGGAATAAATGCTGCTTTTAGCTCAGTCGCTACTCaagcattgcatttttttttcttagatgCCCTATTATGAGCATTAGGAGAGTCGATAGCTTAGCCACAGAG
Protein-coding regions in this window:
- the rab6a gene encoding ras-related protein Rab-6A isoform X2, with amino-acid sequence MSAAGDFGNPLRKFKLVFLGEQSVGKTSLITRFMYDSFDNTYQATIGIDFLSKTMYLEDRTIRLQLWDTAGQERFRSLIPSYIRDSAAAVVVYDITNVNSFQQTTKWIDDVRTERGSDVIIMLVGNKTDLADKRQVSIEEGERKAKELNVMFIETSAKAGYNVKQLFRRVAAALPGMESTQDKSREDMIDIKLEKPPEQPVSEGGCSC
- the rab6a gene encoding ras-related protein Rab-6A isoform X1; this translates as MSAAGDFGNPLRKFKLVFLGEQSVGKTSLITRFMYDSFDNTYQATIGIDFLSKTMYLEDRTVRLQLWDTAGQERFRSLIPSYIRDSTVAVVVYDITNVNSFQQTTKWIDDVRTERGSDVIIMLVGNKTDLADKRQVSIEEGERKAKELNVMFIETSAKAGYNVKQLFRRVAAALPGMESTQDKSREDMIDIKLEKPPEQPVSEGGCSC